DNA from Colletotrichum higginsianum IMI 349063 chromosome 7 map unlocalized unitig_7, whole genome shotgun sequence:
TTTGCGGCCCCTCACCGCGTGCGGCCGGCATATTCATCTCACCCGGCCTCCCGCATAAGCTTCCCGCCCAAGCAATATCTACCCACATGGATGCTTTCCCACCAAAAcctgggaggggggaaaccCAACACTGTCTGCAACAACACGCCATGCCGTCCCCACCAAACAGTGTCAATGACAAACTCATACGTATGTCCGCGTCTCCCTCTTGCCAAACCGGCGGCTGTCGACATCTTGGGACTACAGCTTCATCCCTCTCCACGCACTCTATCTGACATCATCCGTCACGAGCACGCAGTCGATGAAGAGAGTTGTGTTTCCCAGGCTTCGAAATCGTGTATCATTCGCGTGGTCTTCCGCTCTGCATGAAGCGCCTGCTTGTTTGTTtgcgtgtgtatgtgtgtgtgtgtttgtgtgtgctGGGTAATAATAGAATTGCAATAGCACCCACTGGCCACAGACCGCGACCCCTTCCCCATGCAATGCAAATGCGCCCACCAAGACCTATCCTCCCATCATTTTGGCGCCCCTTCTCTTTGTCCTCCGCTGGCACAATCTTGTTGGTTTGGTGATCTATTGGGCATGATCAAGTGGGTAAACCAAACACGTTTCATGCAGTGCTGAAATGCCAATTGCAGCCAGACTACCCGCACTGAAAACGCGCCCAACCAAACGACATGTGCCTCTTGTTCTTTGTCTTagtttttcttctctctgcTCCGTTGCCCTTTCGGGGGAATAAAACAAAGCGAAACTAAACTCCGCGGCAGGCGGCTTGTATGTTTTCATGCTCCTTATGTGTTATGACGACCCAAAACTCAGCtctcggcggcagccttgagctcctcgtcgacctgagCCCTGACAGCCTCACGAACCTTCTGCCAGTCGTTGGCGATCTCGGTtaccctcctctccttctcctccaggCCGACGAACTCGGAGGGCAGGACCTTCTCCTGGAAGTTGAATCCGGGCTCTTCCTTGAGAGCCAGGTCGACCGCACCAGCAAACTTGGCCGGGTGAGCCGTCGAGAGCGAGATGTGCGGCACGTCGTCTCCGGCGCGGCTGATGGATCGCTCTGAGGCAGACACACCAATGGCAGAGTGGGGGTCCAGGACGTATCCGATCTTATTGTAGTAACCCTTGATGGTCTCGACGGTCTGAGAGTCGCTGACGCGCTCGCTCTCGAAATCACGACGAGCAGAGTTGAGAACGTCCTGGTAGACCGGGCCGAAGCCGCCCTTGGTCTTGAGGTCCTTGAGCCAAGCTGAGACctcctggccggcctgcctctTGTTCCACTCATCGTCCATGCCAGCGCTGGAGGCGAATTCGTAGGCCAGAAACCACAGCAGACGCTCAAAGTTACTTGAGACGAGAATGTCCATGGCCGGGCTGAGGGTTTCCTTGACACCGTCCTCGTGCGCCTTGACGCCATCCTGGGCGAGGCCACCGGTGGCCTCAGAGGGAGGAGCGGGCTGTTTCTCGTACTTGCCCGTCGTCCAGAAGCGGTGCAGGATATCGTTCTCGTTGGTCGCGatgacgagcttgtcgacggGGAGACCCATGCGGAAGGCGAAGTAGCCGGCGAGGATGTCGCCAAAGTTACCCGTCGGCACTACGAAGCGGACCTTGTCGCCAAGCTTGAAGGAATCCGAGGACTTGGCGAGAGAGAAGTAGGAGTGGAAGTAGTAAACGATCTGAGCCAGGATGCGGGCCCAGTTGATGGAGTTGACAGCGCCGAGGTTG
Protein-coding regions in this window:
- a CDS encoding threonine synthase — encoded protein: MATNGTTNGETGANAAAAAPAPVDTTHTPSQRYLSTRGEDSGFSFEEVVLKGLATDGGLFIPEHIPQVDDWQSWKDLSFPDLAHKILSLYISPSEIPSADLKGIIDRSYSTFRAPETTPLRHLHDNLHLLELFHGPTFAFKDVALQFLGNLFEYFLVRKNEGKTGTDRHHLTVVGATSGDTGSAAIYGLRGKKDVSVFILHPKGRVSPIQEAQMTTVLDNNVHNLAVTGTFDDCQDIVKALFADPDINSTHNLGAVNSINWARILAQIVYYFHSYFSLAKSSDSFKLGDKVRFVVPTGNFGDILAGYFAFRMGLPVDKLVIATNENDILHRFWTTGKYEKQPAPPSEATGGLAQDGVKAHEDGVKETLSPAMDILVSSNFERLLWFLAYEFASSAGMDDEWNKRQAGQEVSAWLKDLKTKGGFGPVYQDVLNSARRDFESERVSDSQTVETIKGYYNKIGYVLDPHSAIGVSASERSISRAGDDVPHISLSTAHPAKFAGAVDLALKEEPGFNFQEKVLPSEFVGLEEKERRVTEIANDWQKVREAVRAQVDEELKAAAES